In one window of Primulina tabacum isolate GXHZ01 chromosome 8, ASM2559414v2, whole genome shotgun sequence DNA:
- the LOC142552939 gene encoding uncharacterized protein LOC142552939 isoform X1 — translation MKEGGRDVEDELFDLNKEPIERKRKRVETNSTDGQQGFDVLPQVVGRVLRSETMAMAECGRQAIDLKLVKIEVEDESEVSMLPKRGKKKDRRGRPRKIQGEDGVSSLNLKERSGVPVKQEKIDEGSKGTDRRWKKKKRGRGRPPKVASGAATKKEKVECKIDKGSFFNWRKQKNDHHEKTWGGNGVKRLKADPNALGNEIVWPGKGKGEYAGKKDMGRREQQQLVRDQIVAMLKKAGWTIEFRQRQQREYMDAVYVDREGRTHWSVTLAYRKFKEKIDSGNADAIDVSAFSLIPEETLSTLFRATEKGKKAGKKKKGGANTISRISKKVSSKSKLSDRGISGSGRGKGRTLLARRPGEGSNGDYELYEGKRTLISWMIDLGTIPLGRKVAYKSRRHGKRLLEGRVTKDGICCDCCGSMHTIRDFESHAGGTLGNPFFHIFMDSGNSLLQCLENSWKKHLETNNIGFVAVDVDGDDAHDDTCNFCGDGGNLICCDSCPSTFHHGCLCTEEPSGDWHCVHCSCKFCGIAAEDDSTVDDNEDSFVFELFTCLLCEEKFHVHCTEGNVAENFDYRDHPSFCSTECLKIFEHLRVIGIRYELEEGFTYTILQRRDECINEDCTVEEINSKLAVAFTIMDECFEPIIDDRSGSNVIRSVVYNCGSNIRRLDFGGFYTIVLEKGDELVAAASIRIHGSQFAEMPFIGTRYIYRRQGMCKRLLNAIEKVLNCLGVEKLVIPAISELNETWTNKFGFVLLEETQRKEMKCTSLIVFPGIDMLQKTVSEHQFYKGKMNSAVKSGADLPDTAAVTEFVEAEALHQNSLEQNNGTETSNLDTFTAKIDGPKNKVGAVESGPVRSSDETNDSRKGVCVNELLGQESRVNDLNASEGSKSFLKDSASADCKLEAKQSDDGFRVPLVTGSL, via the exons ATGAAAGAGGGGGGAAGAGATGTGGAAGATGAGTTGTTTGATCTGAACAAAGAACCCATTgagagaaaaaggaaaagggTCGAGACTAATTCAACTGATGGGCAACAAGGGTTTGATGTTTTACCTCAAGTTGTCGGGAGGGTTTTGAGGTCTGAGACAATGGCTATGGCTGaatgtggaagacaagccattGATTTGAAATTAGTAAAGATCGAAGTTGAAGATGAAAGTGAGGTTTCTATGTTGCCGAAAAGGGGGAAAAAGAAGGATAGGCGTGGGAGGCCTCGAAAGATTCAAGGTGAAGATGGGGTTTCTTCATTGAATTTGAAAGAGAGGAGTGGTGTGCCTGTAAAACAGGAGAAAATAGATGAGGGCAGTAAAGGGACTGACCGAAGGTGGAAGAAAAAGAAGCGTGGACGTGGAAGGCCACCCAAGGTGGCTTCAGGGGCTGCAACGAAGAAGGAAAAGGTTGAGTGTAAAATTGATAAAGGCTCTTTCTTTAATTGGCGTAAGCAAAAAAATGATCATCATGAGAAAACTTGGGGTGGGAATGGGGTGAAACGATTGAAGGCTGATCCTAACGCCTTAGGAAATGAAATTGTTTGGCCAGGAAAAGGAAAGGGGGAGTATGCTGGGAAGAAGGACATGGGTCGTAGGGAACAACAACAGTTGGTGAGGGATCAAATTGTTGCCATGCTTAAGAAAGCTGGGTGGACTATTGAATTCAGGCAGAGACAACAGAGGGAGTACATGGATGCTGTTTATGTAGACCGAGAAGGTAGAACTCATTGGTCAGTGACATTGGCTTACAGGAAGTTTAAGGAGAAGATTGACAGTGGTAACGCTGATGCTATAGATGTTTCAGCATTTAGTCTGATCCCAGAGGAGACGCTCAGCACCTTGTTCAGAGCCACTGAAAAAGGTAAGAAAGCGGGTAAAAAGAAGAAAGGTGGTGCAAACACTATcagtagaatttctaagaaggTGTCATCCAAAAGTAAATTATCAGACAGAGGAATATCAGGGTCTGGTCGGGGAAAAGGGCGAACTTTGTTGGCTCGCAGGCCTGGAGAGGGGTCGAATGGTGACTATGAATTGTATGAGGGAAAGCGCACTTTGATTTCATGGATGATTGATTTGGGAACCATTCCTCTTGGTAGGAAGGTTGCATATAAATCCCGACGACATGGAAAGAGGTTGCTTGAGGGGAGGGTTACAAAAGATGGAATTTGTTGCGATTGTTGTGGCAGCATGCACACAATTCGGGACTTTGAGTCTCATGCTGGAGGAACCCTTGGAAATccattttttcatatattcatGGATTCCGGCAATTCTCTTTTGCAGTGCCTCGAAAATTCCTGGAAGAAACATTTGGAAACAAACAATATTGGATTTGTTGCTGTGGATGTGGATGGGGACGATGCACATGATGATACATGCAACTTTTGTGGTGATGGTGGTAACTTGATCTGTTGTGACAGCTGTCCTTCGACTTTCCATCATGGCTGCTTGTGCACTGAA GAACCTTctggagattggcactgtgtGCACTGTTCATGCAAATTCTGTGGCATAGCTGCTGAAGATGACTCAACAGTTGATGACAATGAGGATTCTTTTGTATTTGAGTTGTTCACTTGCCTATTATGCGAGGAAAAGT TTCATGTACATTGCACTGAAGGGAATGTTGCCGAAAATTTCGATTACAGAGACCATCCATCTTTTTGTAGCACGGAATGCCTAAAG ATTTTTGAGCACCTACGGGTTATTGGGATTAGATATGAACTAGAAGAAGGGTTTACGTATACAATTCTTCAACGTCGTGATGAATGCATAAATGaagactgtacagttgaagaaatcAATTCCAAGTTAGCTGTTGCTTTTACCATTATGGATGAATGCTTTGAGCCAATCATTGATGATCGAAGTGGAAGCAATGTGATTCGCAGTGTTGTCTACAACTGTGG GTCAAATATTAGACGGCTGGACTTTGGTGGATTTTATACCATTGTCCTGGAGAAGGGTGATGAACTTGTTGCTGCAGCATCAATAAG AATCCACGGGAGTCAGTTCGCAGAGATGCCTTTTATTGGAACTCGATATATTTATCGTCGTCAAGGGATGTGCAAGCGGCTTCTAAATGCGATTGAAAAG GTTCTCAATTGTCTTGGTGTTGAGAAATTGGTGATTCCTGCGATATCTGAACTAAATGAAACATGGACAAACAAATTTGGGTTTGTTCTCCTTGAAGAAACTCAACGAAAAGAAATGAAGTGCACGAGTCTGATAGTGTTTCCGGGGATAGACATGTTGCAGAAAACTGTTTCCGAGCATCAGTTCTATAAAGGAAAAATGAACTCTGCAG TCAAATCTGGTGCTGATTTACCTGATACCGCAGCAGTTACAGAGTTCGTTGAAGCTGAAGCTTTGCATCAAAACTCACTGGAGCAAAATAATGGTACGGAAACTTCAAATCTTGATACTTTTACGGCAAAAATTGATGGTCCCAAAAACAAAGTTGGCGCTGTTGAGTCTGGTCCTGTCAGGTCCTCCGATGAGACTAATGATTCAAGAAAGGGAGTTTGTGTTAACGAGTTGCTTGGCCAGGAAAGTCGCGTCAACGATCTTAATGCATCAGAAGGCAGCAAATCTTTCTTAAAAGACAGTGCTAGTGCTGACTGTAAGCTTGAGGCAAAGCAATCTGATGATGGTTTTAGAGTGCCATTGGTTACTGGAAGCCTGTGA
- the LOC142552939 gene encoding uncharacterized protein LOC142552939 isoform X3, whose protein sequence is MKEGGRDVEDELFDLNKEPIERKRKRVETNSTDGQQGFDVLPQVVGRVLRSETMAMAECGRQAIDLKLVKIEVEDESEVSMLPKRGKKKDRRGRPRKIQGEDGVSSLNLKERSGVPVKQEKIDEGSKGTDRRWKKKKRGRGRPPKVASGAATKKEKVECKIDKGSFFNWRKQKNDHHEKTWGGNGVKRLKADPNALGNEIVWPGKGKGEYAGKKDMGRREQQQLVRDQIVAMLKKAGWTIEFRQRQQREYMDAVYVDREGRTHWSVTLAYRKFKEKIDSGNADAIDVSAFSLIPEETLSTLFRATEKGKKAGKKKKGGANTISRISKKVSSKSKLSDRGISGSGRGKGRTLLARRPGEGSNGDYELYEGKRTLISWMIDLGTIPLGRKVAYKSRRHGKRLLEGRVTKDGICCDCCGSMHTIRDFESHAGGTLGNPFFHIFMDSGNSLLQCLENSWKKHLETNNIGFVAVDVDGDDAHDDTCNFCGDGGNLICCDSCPSTFHHGCLCTEEPSGDWHCVHCSCKFCGIAAEDDSTVDDNEDSFVFELFTCLLCEEKFHVHCTEGNVAENFDYRDHPSFCSTECLKIFEHLRVIGIRYELEEGFTYTILQRRDECINEDCTVEEINSKLAVAFTIMDECFEPIIDDRSGSNVIRSVVYNCGSNIRRLDFGGFYTIVLEKGDELVAAASIRIHGSQFAEMPFIGTRYIYRRQGMCKRLLNAIEKVLNCLGVEKLVIPAISELNETWTNKFGFVLLEETQRKEMKCTSLIVFPGIDMLQKTVSEHQFYKGKMNSAVTEFVEAEALHQNSLEQNNGTETSNLDTFTAKIDGPKNKVGAVESGPVRSSDETNDSRKGVCVNELLGQESRVNDLNASEGSKSFLKDSASADCKLEAKQSDDGFRVPLVTGSL, encoded by the exons ATGAAAGAGGGGGGAAGAGATGTGGAAGATGAGTTGTTTGATCTGAACAAAGAACCCATTgagagaaaaaggaaaagggTCGAGACTAATTCAACTGATGGGCAACAAGGGTTTGATGTTTTACCTCAAGTTGTCGGGAGGGTTTTGAGGTCTGAGACAATGGCTATGGCTGaatgtggaagacaagccattGATTTGAAATTAGTAAAGATCGAAGTTGAAGATGAAAGTGAGGTTTCTATGTTGCCGAAAAGGGGGAAAAAGAAGGATAGGCGTGGGAGGCCTCGAAAGATTCAAGGTGAAGATGGGGTTTCTTCATTGAATTTGAAAGAGAGGAGTGGTGTGCCTGTAAAACAGGAGAAAATAGATGAGGGCAGTAAAGGGACTGACCGAAGGTGGAAGAAAAAGAAGCGTGGACGTGGAAGGCCACCCAAGGTGGCTTCAGGGGCTGCAACGAAGAAGGAAAAGGTTGAGTGTAAAATTGATAAAGGCTCTTTCTTTAATTGGCGTAAGCAAAAAAATGATCATCATGAGAAAACTTGGGGTGGGAATGGGGTGAAACGATTGAAGGCTGATCCTAACGCCTTAGGAAATGAAATTGTTTGGCCAGGAAAAGGAAAGGGGGAGTATGCTGGGAAGAAGGACATGGGTCGTAGGGAACAACAACAGTTGGTGAGGGATCAAATTGTTGCCATGCTTAAGAAAGCTGGGTGGACTATTGAATTCAGGCAGAGACAACAGAGGGAGTACATGGATGCTGTTTATGTAGACCGAGAAGGTAGAACTCATTGGTCAGTGACATTGGCTTACAGGAAGTTTAAGGAGAAGATTGACAGTGGTAACGCTGATGCTATAGATGTTTCAGCATTTAGTCTGATCCCAGAGGAGACGCTCAGCACCTTGTTCAGAGCCACTGAAAAAGGTAAGAAAGCGGGTAAAAAGAAGAAAGGTGGTGCAAACACTATcagtagaatttctaagaaggTGTCATCCAAAAGTAAATTATCAGACAGAGGAATATCAGGGTCTGGTCGGGGAAAAGGGCGAACTTTGTTGGCTCGCAGGCCTGGAGAGGGGTCGAATGGTGACTATGAATTGTATGAGGGAAAGCGCACTTTGATTTCATGGATGATTGATTTGGGAACCATTCCTCTTGGTAGGAAGGTTGCATATAAATCCCGACGACATGGAAAGAGGTTGCTTGAGGGGAGGGTTACAAAAGATGGAATTTGTTGCGATTGTTGTGGCAGCATGCACACAATTCGGGACTTTGAGTCTCATGCTGGAGGAACCCTTGGAAATccattttttcatatattcatGGATTCCGGCAATTCTCTTTTGCAGTGCCTCGAAAATTCCTGGAAGAAACATTTGGAAACAAACAATATTGGATTTGTTGCTGTGGATGTGGATGGGGACGATGCACATGATGATACATGCAACTTTTGTGGTGATGGTGGTAACTTGATCTGTTGTGACAGCTGTCCTTCGACTTTCCATCATGGCTGCTTGTGCACTGAA GAACCTTctggagattggcactgtgtGCACTGTTCATGCAAATTCTGTGGCATAGCTGCTGAAGATGACTCAACAGTTGATGACAATGAGGATTCTTTTGTATTTGAGTTGTTCACTTGCCTATTATGCGAGGAAAAGT TTCATGTACATTGCACTGAAGGGAATGTTGCCGAAAATTTCGATTACAGAGACCATCCATCTTTTTGTAGCACGGAATGCCTAAAG ATTTTTGAGCACCTACGGGTTATTGGGATTAGATATGAACTAGAAGAAGGGTTTACGTATACAATTCTTCAACGTCGTGATGAATGCATAAATGaagactgtacagttgaagaaatcAATTCCAAGTTAGCTGTTGCTTTTACCATTATGGATGAATGCTTTGAGCCAATCATTGATGATCGAAGTGGAAGCAATGTGATTCGCAGTGTTGTCTACAACTGTGG GTCAAATATTAGACGGCTGGACTTTGGTGGATTTTATACCATTGTCCTGGAGAAGGGTGATGAACTTGTTGCTGCAGCATCAATAAG AATCCACGGGAGTCAGTTCGCAGAGATGCCTTTTATTGGAACTCGATATATTTATCGTCGTCAAGGGATGTGCAAGCGGCTTCTAAATGCGATTGAAAAG GTTCTCAATTGTCTTGGTGTTGAGAAATTGGTGATTCCTGCGATATCTGAACTAAATGAAACATGGACAAACAAATTTGGGTTTGTTCTCCTTGAAGAAACTCAACGAAAAGAAATGAAGTGCACGAGTCTGATAGTGTTTCCGGGGATAGACATGTTGCAGAAAACTGTTTCCGAGCATCAGTTCTATAAAGGAAAAATGAACTCTGCAG TTACAGAGTTCGTTGAAGCTGAAGCTTTGCATCAAAACTCACTGGAGCAAAATAATGGTACGGAAACTTCAAATCTTGATACTTTTACGGCAAAAATTGATGGTCCCAAAAACAAAGTTGGCGCTGTTGAGTCTGGTCCTGTCAGGTCCTCCGATGAGACTAATGATTCAAGAAAGGGAGTTTGTGTTAACGAGTTGCTTGGCCAGGAAAGTCGCGTCAACGATCTTAATGCATCAGAAGGCAGCAAATCTTTCTTAAAAGACAGTGCTAGTGCTGACTGTAAGCTTGAGGCAAAGCAATCTGATGATGGTTTTAGAGTGCCATTGGTTACTGGAAGCCTGTGA
- the LOC142554472 gene encoding uncharacterized protein LOC142554472 produces MKRYQIQIWRRLKFLSLSIKRNLVGGCGCPRNRYLQMLRRRVGLTMKIIWLLLVSEEHVVDGVANFMARCIVAIPKALNLIPQELQKEALGGINKVEKMRNIWHAGKVFYTMASWGLTLASLYQGPAQF; encoded by the exons ATGAAACGCTATCAAATTCAGATTTGGAGAAGGCTGAAGTTTTTATCACTGTCGATCAAGAGGAACCTAGTTGGTGGGTGTGGGTGTCCGAGGAATCGGTATCTTCAAATGCTGAGGAGAAGAGTGGGATTGACAATGAAAATTATATGGTTGTTACTTGTTAGCGAGGAGCATGTCGTAGATGGGGTGGCAAATTTTATGGCTAGATGCATTGTGGCCATTCCAAAGGCTCTG AATCTAATCCCTCAGGAACTGCAGAAAG AAGCATTGGGAGGTATAAATAAAGTGGAGAAGATGCGGAACATATGGCATGCTGGAAAGGTGTTTTATACCATGGCTAGCTGGGGACTTACTCTGGCTAG CTTGTACCAAGGCCCCGCACAATTTTGA
- the LOC142552939 gene encoding uncharacterized protein LOC142552939 isoform X2 yields MKEGGRDVEDELFDLNKEPIERKRKRVETNSTDGQQGFDVLPQVVGRVLRSETMAMAECGRQAIDLKLVKIEVEDESEVSMLPKRGKKKDRRGRPRKIQGEDGVSSLNLKERSGVPVKQEKIDEGSKGTDRRWKKKKRGRGRPPKVASGAATKKEKVECKIDKGSFFNWRKQKNDHHEKTWGGNGVKRLKADPNALGNEIVWPGKGKGEYAGKKDMGRREQQQLVRDQIVAMLKKAGWTIEFRQRQQREYMDAVYVDREGRTHWSVTLAYRKFKEKIDSGNADAIDVSAFSLIPEETLSTLFRATEKGKKAGKKKKGGANTISRISKKVSSKSKLSDRGISGSGRGKGRTLLARRPGEGSNGDYELYEGKRTLISWMIDLGTIPLGRKVAYKSRRHGKRLLEGRVTKDGICCDCCGSMHTIRDFESHAGGTLGNPFFHIFMDSGNSLLQCLENSWKKHLETNNIGFVAVDVDGDDAHDDTCNFCGDGGNLICCDSCPSTFHHGCLCTEEPSGDWHCVHCSCKFCGIAAEDDSTVDDNEDSFVFELFTCLLCEEKFHVHCTEGNVAENFDYRDHPSFCSTECLKIFEHLRVIGIRYELEEGFTYTILQRRDECINEDCTVEEINSKLAVAFTIMDECFEPIIDDRSGSNVIRSVVYNCGSNIRRLDFGGFYTIVLEKGDELVAAASIRIHGSQFAEMPFIGTRYIYRRQGMCKRLLNAIEKVLNCLGVEKLVIPAISELNETWTNKFGFVLLEETQRKEMKCTSLIVFPGIDMLQKTVSEHQFYKGKMNSAAVTEFVEAEALHQNSLEQNNGTETSNLDTFTAKIDGPKNKVGAVESGPVRSSDETNDSRKGVCVNELLGQESRVNDLNASEGSKSFLKDSASADCKLEAKQSDDGFRVPLVTGSL; encoded by the exons ATGAAAGAGGGGGGAAGAGATGTGGAAGATGAGTTGTTTGATCTGAACAAAGAACCCATTgagagaaaaaggaaaagggTCGAGACTAATTCAACTGATGGGCAACAAGGGTTTGATGTTTTACCTCAAGTTGTCGGGAGGGTTTTGAGGTCTGAGACAATGGCTATGGCTGaatgtggaagacaagccattGATTTGAAATTAGTAAAGATCGAAGTTGAAGATGAAAGTGAGGTTTCTATGTTGCCGAAAAGGGGGAAAAAGAAGGATAGGCGTGGGAGGCCTCGAAAGATTCAAGGTGAAGATGGGGTTTCTTCATTGAATTTGAAAGAGAGGAGTGGTGTGCCTGTAAAACAGGAGAAAATAGATGAGGGCAGTAAAGGGACTGACCGAAGGTGGAAGAAAAAGAAGCGTGGACGTGGAAGGCCACCCAAGGTGGCTTCAGGGGCTGCAACGAAGAAGGAAAAGGTTGAGTGTAAAATTGATAAAGGCTCTTTCTTTAATTGGCGTAAGCAAAAAAATGATCATCATGAGAAAACTTGGGGTGGGAATGGGGTGAAACGATTGAAGGCTGATCCTAACGCCTTAGGAAATGAAATTGTTTGGCCAGGAAAAGGAAAGGGGGAGTATGCTGGGAAGAAGGACATGGGTCGTAGGGAACAACAACAGTTGGTGAGGGATCAAATTGTTGCCATGCTTAAGAAAGCTGGGTGGACTATTGAATTCAGGCAGAGACAACAGAGGGAGTACATGGATGCTGTTTATGTAGACCGAGAAGGTAGAACTCATTGGTCAGTGACATTGGCTTACAGGAAGTTTAAGGAGAAGATTGACAGTGGTAACGCTGATGCTATAGATGTTTCAGCATTTAGTCTGATCCCAGAGGAGACGCTCAGCACCTTGTTCAGAGCCACTGAAAAAGGTAAGAAAGCGGGTAAAAAGAAGAAAGGTGGTGCAAACACTATcagtagaatttctaagaaggTGTCATCCAAAAGTAAATTATCAGACAGAGGAATATCAGGGTCTGGTCGGGGAAAAGGGCGAACTTTGTTGGCTCGCAGGCCTGGAGAGGGGTCGAATGGTGACTATGAATTGTATGAGGGAAAGCGCACTTTGATTTCATGGATGATTGATTTGGGAACCATTCCTCTTGGTAGGAAGGTTGCATATAAATCCCGACGACATGGAAAGAGGTTGCTTGAGGGGAGGGTTACAAAAGATGGAATTTGTTGCGATTGTTGTGGCAGCATGCACACAATTCGGGACTTTGAGTCTCATGCTGGAGGAACCCTTGGAAATccattttttcatatattcatGGATTCCGGCAATTCTCTTTTGCAGTGCCTCGAAAATTCCTGGAAGAAACATTTGGAAACAAACAATATTGGATTTGTTGCTGTGGATGTGGATGGGGACGATGCACATGATGATACATGCAACTTTTGTGGTGATGGTGGTAACTTGATCTGTTGTGACAGCTGTCCTTCGACTTTCCATCATGGCTGCTTGTGCACTGAA GAACCTTctggagattggcactgtgtGCACTGTTCATGCAAATTCTGTGGCATAGCTGCTGAAGATGACTCAACAGTTGATGACAATGAGGATTCTTTTGTATTTGAGTTGTTCACTTGCCTATTATGCGAGGAAAAGT TTCATGTACATTGCACTGAAGGGAATGTTGCCGAAAATTTCGATTACAGAGACCATCCATCTTTTTGTAGCACGGAATGCCTAAAG ATTTTTGAGCACCTACGGGTTATTGGGATTAGATATGAACTAGAAGAAGGGTTTACGTATACAATTCTTCAACGTCGTGATGAATGCATAAATGaagactgtacagttgaagaaatcAATTCCAAGTTAGCTGTTGCTTTTACCATTATGGATGAATGCTTTGAGCCAATCATTGATGATCGAAGTGGAAGCAATGTGATTCGCAGTGTTGTCTACAACTGTGG GTCAAATATTAGACGGCTGGACTTTGGTGGATTTTATACCATTGTCCTGGAGAAGGGTGATGAACTTGTTGCTGCAGCATCAATAAG AATCCACGGGAGTCAGTTCGCAGAGATGCCTTTTATTGGAACTCGATATATTTATCGTCGTCAAGGGATGTGCAAGCGGCTTCTAAATGCGATTGAAAAG GTTCTCAATTGTCTTGGTGTTGAGAAATTGGTGATTCCTGCGATATCTGAACTAAATGAAACATGGACAAACAAATTTGGGTTTGTTCTCCTTGAAGAAACTCAACGAAAAGAAATGAAGTGCACGAGTCTGATAGTGTTTCCGGGGATAGACATGTTGCAGAAAACTGTTTCCGAGCATCAGTTCTATAAAGGAAAAATGAACTCTGCAG CAGTTACAGAGTTCGTTGAAGCTGAAGCTTTGCATCAAAACTCACTGGAGCAAAATAATGGTACGGAAACTTCAAATCTTGATACTTTTACGGCAAAAATTGATGGTCCCAAAAACAAAGTTGGCGCTGTTGAGTCTGGTCCTGTCAGGTCCTCCGATGAGACTAATGATTCAAGAAAGGGAGTTTGTGTTAACGAGTTGCTTGGCCAGGAAAGTCGCGTCAACGATCTTAATGCATCAGAAGGCAGCAAATCTTTCTTAAAAGACAGTGCTAGTGCTGACTGTAAGCTTGAGGCAAAGCAATCTGATGATGGTTTTAGAGTGCCATTGGTTACTGGAAGCCTGTGA